From one Pagrus major chromosome 21, Pma_NU_1.0 genomic stretch:
- the LOC141017408 gene encoding zinc finger protein 521-like isoform X3 has translation MKTHASNKPHKCPVCRRGFLSSSSLHGHMQVHERGKDGSSSSLSRGDEWKVKETRKCSRCEEGFDVPEDLQRHIAECHPECSPSEDGGLGATLQCIYCHEPFSDEGTLLTHIDQAHSRDRKGHNCAICSEHFLSVEDLYAHMDIHQLPESSNHSNSPSLLTVGYTSVSSTTPDSNLSVDSSTMVETAPPVPKTRGRRKRAAQNASDIGGRSSKQPKVSYSCIYCNKQVFSSLAVLQIHLRTMHLDKPEQAHTCQFCLEVLPSLLNLNEHLKQVHNAEDHAALLASLPDALLQCNFCPEVLSDLNALQEHIRCSHGFPSPVAKESNAFFCPQCFMGFLTEATLEEHVRQTHCDGGSLRFDSPLAVTPKESIVEVYSCSYCTNSPIFNSVLKLNKHIKENHKNIPLALNYINNGKKSLRTLSPSSPISVEQTAMLKQGGSRNTSEFICNQCGAKYTSLDLFQTHLKTHLDGLQPQLTCPQCNKEFPNQESLLKHVTIHFTITSTYYICESCDKQFTSVDDLQKHLLDMHTFVFFRCTLCQEVFDSKVSTQLHLAVKHSNEKKVYRCTSCNWDFRHETDLQLHVKHSHLENQGRAHRCIFCGESFGTEVELQCHITTHSKKYNCRFCSKAFHAIVLLEKHLREKHCVFDGKTQNCGANGSAMSGGDGQPKEDAELQSLITNSHGPVAAGGTVVESHNSHDGSEEEVDTADPMYGCDICGASYTMDSLLTNHQLRDHNIRPGESAMVKRKAEMIKGNHKCNVCSRTFFSEPGLREHMQTHLGPVKHYMCPICGERFPSLLTLTEHKVTHSKSLDTGSCRICKMPLQSEEDFLEHCQMHPDLRNSLTGFRCVVCMQTVTSTLELKIHGTFHMQKTGMSSNQPMVRNNMNSHNQQQHHIQKPFKCASCLKDFRSKQELVKLDINGLPYGLCASCVTAAGSKSSSPTVNGGRQQQQQGGAITPATTAAWIQGESLSPGDGKGKAVSSSSSSSSTSSSHAAKTRCSSCNVKFESEAELQNHVQTVHREQAGDSNSGQLKTPQVSPMPRASPSQTEEKKTYQCIKCQMVFYSEWDIQVHVANHMLEEGLNHECKLCSQSFDSPAKLQCHLIEHSFEGMGGTFKCPVCFTVFVHANKLQQHIFSAHGQEDKIYDCSQCPQKFFFQTELQNHTLTQHSS, from the exons ATGAAAACTCACGCCTCTAACAAACCCCACAAGTGCCCTGTGTGCCGCCGAGGCTTCCTTTCCTCCAGCTCACTCCACGGCCACATGCAAGTACACGAAAGGGGCAAAGATGGCAGCAGCTCAAGCCTTTCTAGAGGTGATGAGTGGAAAGTGAAAGAAACTCGCAAATGCAGCCGTTGTGAGGAGGGCTTTGATGTCCCAGAGGACCTCCAGAGGCACATTGCGGAGTGCCACCCTGAATGCTCACCATCCGAGGATGGAGGCCTGGGTGCCACCCTGCAGTGCATCTACTGCCATGAGCCCTTCAGTGATGAGGGCACCCTGCTGACTCACATTGACCAGGCCCACAGCCGAGACAGGAAGGGCCACAACTGTGCTATCTGCTCTGAGCACTTTCTGTCTGTTGAGGACCTCTATGCTCACATGGACATCCACCAGCTCCCTGAATCAAGTAACCACAGCAACAGCCCTTCCTTGTTAACTGTAGGCTACACCTCTGTCTCTAGCACCACTCCTGACTCCAACCTTTCTGTCGATAGCTCCACGATGGTGGAGACAGCACCACCTGTGCCCAAGACAAGGGGTAGGAGAAAGAGGGCTGCTCAGAACGCATCAGACATTGGAGGACGTTCCTCTAAACAGCCCAAGGTCTCCTACAGTTGCATTTATTGCAACAAGCAAGTTTTCTCCAGTTTGGCTGTACTTCAAATTCACCTGCGAACCATGCATTTGGACAAGCCAGAGCAGGCTCATACTTGCCAGTTCTGTTTGGAGGTTCTGCCCTCTTTACTTAATCTAAATGAACATCTTAAGCAGGTCCACAATGCAGAAGACCACGCTGCCCTGTTAGCTAGCTTGCCTGATGCCCTCCTTCAGTGTAACTTCTGCCCTGAGGTGTTGAGTGACCTCAACGCCCTCCAAGAACACATTCGCTGCTCCCACGGCTTCCCCAGTCCGGTGGCCAAGGAGAGCAATGCCTTCTTCTGCCCCCAATGCTTCATGGGGTTCTTGACGGAGGCTACCTTGGAGGAGCATGTCCGTCAGACTCACTGTGATGGGGGAAGCCTGCGCTTCGACTCCCCCTTGGCTGTAACTCCCAAGGAGTCTATAGTAGAGGTGTACTCCTGTTCGTACTGCACCAACTCCCCCATATTCAACAGTGTTCTGAAGCTCAACAAGCACATCAAGGAGAATCACAAGAACATTCCACTGGCACTGAACTACATAAACAATGGAAAGAAATCGCTGCGCACTCTCAGCCCTTCTTCTCCGATATCTGTGGAACAAACTGCCATGCTGAAACAAGGTGGTTCACGCAATACCAGTGAGTTCATCTGTAACCAGTGTGGAGCCAAGTACACCAGCTTAGACCTTTTCCAGACTCACTTAAAGACTCATCTGGATGGTCTACAGCCTCAACTCACCTGCCCACAGTGCAACAAAGAGTTCCCCAACCAGGAGTCCCTGCTGAAGCACGTGACAATTCACTTCACTATTACCTCCACTTACTACATCTGTGAGAGCTGTGACAAGCAGTTCACCTCAGTGGATGACCTGCAGAAGCACCTTCTCGACATGCATACCTTCGTGTTCTTTCGCTGCACTCTGTGTCAGGAGGTTTTTGACTCTAAAGTGTCTACCCAGCTACACTTGGCTGTAAAGCACAGCAACGAGAAAAAGGTATACCGCTGCACCTCCTGCAACTGGGACTTCAGGCATGAGACTGACCTACAGCTACATGTCAAGCACAGCCATCTGGAAAACCAGGGCCGTGCCCACCGCTGTATTTTCTGTGGGGAGTCCTTTGGCACGGAGGTGGAGCTGCAGTGCCACATCACCACCCACAGCAAGAAGTACAACTGTCGCTTCTGCAGTAAGGCCTTCCATGCCATCGTCCTTTTGGAGAAGCATTTGAGGGAGAAacactgtgtgtttgatggaaaaacacagaaCTGTGGTGCTAACGGCTCTGCTATGAGTGGTGGGGATGGCCAGCCTAAAGAAGATGCTGAGCTACAAAGTCTCATAACTAACAGCCATGGTCCAGTGGCAGCAGGAGGAACGGTGGTGGAGTCCCACAACAGCCATGATggaagtgaggaggaggtggacacTGCAGACCCCATGTATGGGTGTGACATCTGTGGGGCATCTTACACCATGGATTCGCTCCTCACTAACCACCAGTTGAGGGACCACAATATACGCCCAGGTGAGAGTGCCATGGTAAAACGGAAAGCTGAAATGATCAAGGGCAACCACAAGTGCAATGTCTGCTCCCGTACCTTCTTCTCTGAGCCCGGGCTGAGGGAACATATGCAGACCCACCTTGGGCCTGTCAAACACTATATGTGTCCCATCTGTGGGGAGCGCTTCCCTTCCTTGCTCACCCTGACTGAGCACAAGGTCACCCATAGCAAGAGTCTGGACACAGGCAGCTGCCGCATTTGTAAGATGCCACTGCAGAGTGAAGAGGACTTCCTGGAGCATTGCCAGATGCACCCTGACCTGAGGAACTCCCTGACAGGTTTCCGCTGTGTGGTGTGCATGCAGACAGTCACCTCCACATTGGAGCTCAAGATCCATGGTACCTTCCACATGCAAAAGACAGGAATGTCCAGCAACCAACCAATGGTCCGCAACAACATGAACTCTCACAACCAGCAGCAACACCACATCCAAAAACCTTTCAAGTGCGCCTCTTGTCTGAAAGATTTCAGGTCAAAACAAGAACTGGTGAAACTGGACATCAACGGATTGCCTTACGGACTCTGTGCATCCTGCGTGACAGCAGCTGGCTCTAAGAGCTCCAGCCCAACAGTGAATGGAGGAcggcaacagcagcagcagggtggaGCCATCACTCCAGCAACTACAGCCGCATGGATCCAGGGGGAAAGTCTCAGCCCTGGAGATGGGAAAGGCAAAGCCgtctcttcatcctcttcatcctcttcaacATCCTCATCACATGCTGCCAAGACACGATGCTCCAGCTGTAATGTGAAGTTTGAGTCTGAAGCAGAGTTGCAAAACCATGTCCAGACAGTGCATCGGGAACAGGCTGGGGACAGCAACAGCGGGCAGCTCAAGACCCCCCAGGTGTCCCCCATGCCGAGAGCCAGTCCCTCACAAACTGAAGAG AAGAAGACATACCAGTGCATCAAATGTCAGATGGTGTTCTACAGTGAATGGGACATTCAAGTTCATGTGGCCAACCACATGCTGG